ccaactcaaatgatacTATGATCCTTACAGTTTGGGTTGGCGACCAACCTGCTAAGCCATTTAACCCTACACCCCCAACCGGGAGATGCTCTCTGTGGGGTACTCAGCTCACTCTGGGGTAAATCTCCTATTCTGTGAACAAGCCCTGGTGTGAATCCACAGGACTCTTCCTGCTTGCTGCCCCTGGCCTGTAATTATCTTAAAGGTAACAATTAAACCATTGCATGCATGCAAGGGGTTGAGGGAGCACAGCGCCTAATCCCTGCGAGCATCCCAGAGTTGGGATGGTTGCACTCCACAGGGCAGTGGGGTAGGGATGGGCTGAGCCTCAGTAGTGCCCCGGAGCAGCAGGAGCCCCCCAAAAGCATACAGCTGCAAAGGGTCCCattctgagcacctgatggagctgcgggtgtccctgctcactgcatgGGAGTTGGAGTGGGTGGCCTTTAGAGGTGTCTTCCAATTCAAACGATTCTGTCagtctgtaattctatgatgtCTCCCCCCATCACTTTCTCCTCCATTCACACACTGCAAATTTGAGAAGgggggaatcacagaatcacaaggttggaaaggacctataagtccaaccgtcctccctttaccataccttCACACTAATGTACCAGTAGGTACCATTTTCACTGGACGGAGTGTTATAAAGATTTCCAAATCTCCCAATTTTTTGGTaataatctctttttttctccctcccccccctccccccaattAAATACAATTCCAGCCAATTTGAGTAAAGCTGAATCCATATTTACTGAATCTCTATTTAACTCAAACTAGGTTTTGAAGTACCTGGTCAAAAGCAGCTCATTATGGTGGAACAAATTGCTTTATTATAGCCCAAACAAGTCCAAATCCCTTTTCAATTAAGTATATAATTTCCAAACACagccagcttttctttcttcccttccctttcttttcctttttctctcctttctaaAACATCAGTAACTGGGGAAAATCCCCATCTGGAACCCTTGTGCTGCTGGACCAGGCACCGCTCTAAATAATGCAGCATCCCTTTGTGCATATGTCAATGGGCTTTTCAGGTAAGTGAAGGTAGGATATCTTCAAGTCAGGAGTAGTGTTGTGTGTAGGTGCCATTCTGCATCACTGAGCATCTCATTTACGGGGTTGCTTTCCATCCTGTGAGCATCTGAGCTTTTAATTTACACTTCTAGAGGGTGTCTGCATTGAGTTTCCATTGGAAGGCAGAGGGCAGCAGGTTGGTGGTTCTCCCCACCCCCTCAGTACTGACcacaggagcagcactgggatgggcactcacagcacagccaggtaGAAAAAGCCTAAAGAAATGAGTGGGAGGGATGGACGCTTATCTGTAGATCTTCACATCAAAATATTCACCAGCCAACAAGTTGCTGGGCTCGATGAACACGGCAGTGCTGTACTCAACAGCCTGCCTTGAGCTGGAGATCAAGCAAAGTGATCTCCTCCGCCTTTCAATGCATGAAGCTGCAAAATGTTAAGGGCATAGAAACTTACTTTGATTGCAGGGCTGGTATCTTGGAAGTCGCATTCCTTTAATTTCCTTTGACTGCTCGCTCTCCCCATGAAGGACATGCACAGGGTGTTGAGTTTGCAGTGGAAACTGGTTTTGCCTCATTTTCCACTTCTCTCCTGCTACCAGGAAAGAAGCGCAGCACTTCGGAGGCCTTCCTGCCTCTTTCTATGCAGACAGAAAGGGCTGGGTGTCTGTGTTTAATTACAGCCTGaaagaactgcatttaaaaGACAACAGCAAGCTATTTAATTAATACTTATCATTAGCACACATAGGAATGCCTAGCAGCAAATTGCAACAACAAAGCaattccttttctgttgtgttgtttttttctccttgcacttgggataaattaattaaaaaagaaaaagtaaacaatTTGAACCAGGTTTGGGATGACTTTTTGTGTAGTGGGAGCACAGGGATAGTAGCTCTGACCCTAACACAGCCCGGATCTATAGGAGCCTTCCAATCCCCAGCTTTACCGGCTAAGGAGCTTATCTTCATCTATCCAACTATCTATCTCTCTATCTCGGCATTCACACTGGGCTCATACCCATGTCTGAGCGCCTGCTTGTCTTCATACCTGTCCATAAATTATACAGTGCCCCCGGGgcattataaataataattcaacTCCCAAACCTTCAGAACACTGTTTTAAAGAATTGGCTTATAATTCAGTGCACTGTGGACTCCACCTTCTAGCCTATAAAGGCGGTGTTGGAGGAGGACGTGACGCCATGGACAGATGAGGAAGTGCCCCAAAATCAGCCCTGTGCATAGGAGGGATAGGGTGGATGCCCATGGGCAGATGGATGGGGATGAAGGAAAGCTGAGTTGCTCTGCTGGTGGGAAATAACATCCTCATCCTCAGCCTTTATGAGATTTGTAGAACTCCCCACATTTCATCTCAGTTAGCCCTGCAAACATCCTGTTGTTCTATGCTTCCCTTTAATTAATAGCACTATCAGTGACTGGGGTGATGAACTGCAGTGTGGCACTGGTATCTCCAGCATGAGGCAATGACCACTAACTTGGAAGCAGATGGCTTCAAGGGCAGAACTCCACGTTTAGGTAGGCAGACAACCCATACTGGGAAAGGGGTCCTAGATCCCAAACCCCATATTTCAAACACCAAAAATGCTCACAGGACGGCAAGATGTGGAATGCAGGAACTATGGGGTAGAAAACTCCAGCTGAGAAAGGAGCGACTGTGCTGTGTCCCAACATGTTGTATCCCCATCCCAATGCATCTTCTTCTAAACGCACTGCACCCATCCCAACATACTACAGTCCCATCCCCACACATTGTATCTCCATCCCAACACACCACAGTCCCATCCGCACACATTATATCTCCATCCCAATACACTACATCCCCATCCCAACACACTGTGTCTTCAACCCAACACACTACAGCTCCATCCCAACACACTGTATCTCCATCCCAACACACTACAGTTCCATCCCAACGCATTGTGACTCCATCTCAACACACTACAGCTCCATCCCAACATACTTTTTCCCAtgaaatacatggaaaaaagCCATATTGTCCCTTGGTGTGAAGAGTGTTCCAGTCTTTAGGGAACATCCCTGGTGAGATACATGGTCCCCATGGAGGATGACTGTAGGCTGTGGGCATTGCTGTTTCCTGGGACGCATGGATCAAACCTACTCAGGGGAAGGGAACTGGAGTTTTTGTTTAAACAGCTGATGttgaaatgaattatttcatgATACGGCCTGGATTTGTGCACAGCTCTGGAAGGCACAGAAGTAAATATTTGTCTAACTAAGAAGCATGTTGAGCTGCTGGAGCCCTCAGCCACCTGTTAATGTCTCAGATATGGAGgcaccaccagcatccacctttCCACATGTCTTTCTTCCTCACATCTTTCATCTTCCCATCAAATAAAAGTGATTCCTCTCCATTCAGACAGCGTAGAAGCTCTTAGCACTGGTATTGGGGATGAACTGTGTCCCTGAGCCTCtcatgggagctgctgggagatgcCCCCAGGCCTGTCCCCACATTAGGGCTGGGTTGTGTGGCAGTGCATTGCCCTCTGCAGGGCACAGCAATCCTACAGCATCCCTGCATGCCGTGCTATGCCTTCCCCTCCATCCACCAGGAAgcacaggatcatagaatatcccaagttggaagggacccataaggatcactcctggctccacacaacCCAAACAGGCTTTTCCTGCCTCGAGAGCATTAAAAGATCTTCCATGGTGCCCTAGATTTGTCTACCCTATAGGATTTTTGGGAATTAAAcccccttccagctcctgcatAGGACACTATCACCAACAGGATGCTTCAGGGATGATATAGGAGAAAGGAGACCTATTCACCATGCAGTGTTCCCTTCCTGCTTGCAAACAAAGCTCAGTGGGACCCCTCACCCATGcgtcctgctgctcctggccaGCTGGATTTGCAACCTTTCTCTTGGATGCAGACCTGCCTGCAATTTCAGGCCTCTCCCCCCTCACAGGGTGGCTTAAGTTATGATTAAGAGATAAATTACAGCAGGGCAGTTGGCCCTGTCTGAGAACCACAAGGTTTGGGGAGGTGGCTATTAGAGGTGGTGGAGTCCAACCCATATAACAtgcaacaaaatggaaagacCTGCTGATGGTGGGGGTCAGATGGCATTGAGGGGGAGGGTAGAGGGGGGTCAGTTGTCACCATCACTGCCATCATTAATTAAAGGTGGcaatgcactggaacaggttgcccaaggaggctgtggatgccccatccctgcaggcattcgaggccaggctggatgtggctctgggcagcctggtctgctggttggtgaccctgcacacaacAGGGGGTGAaaccagatggtcattgtggtccttttcagcccaggccattcagTTATTCTACAAAAAAGCCAGCACCAGGAGCAAGTTATTGCCAAGGCAGGGGCTGCATTTTCACTCCAGTATGAAACCCTTAGCTGCATTTGtggcattatttttaaacacctCATTCTGGGGATGGAGGCGGCCTTGCTGGAGGCACAGATCCCTTCTCTCCCACTGGCTTTGGATGAGAAGCAAGCAGCGGGTGGTGAAGAGCCAAGGGAAAAGCTGCCTTGGCATGGCAGCTTGCAGCCCAGGCTATGCTCCCTGCTCTCCCCACATACTCTGCAACCCCCCGTGCTGATTTACttcaacagcattttcttttaccCCACTAAATGCCACTAAAACATCAGATTAACCCTCCCATTACAGGCCTTCCTTTGATGTCAATGgggaatttttattattattattattattttttttttttttctatggcAAAAGGGGATTTTTCCCCCCTGGTGTAATTattcccttattttttttctttccctttttaggCACAAAAGAATCCTGCCAGATGCATGGCTTGTGGAGGCAGCTCCCACATGaggtatttatatatttatatgtatatgatGGGAACGTGGTATTGAAAGTCCTGAAGTTTCAGTCTGAAGATAAGGGGAATTTCccatttcctatttctttcagtgGAAATTGCCCTGGAAGAGCCTGCAGCGAGATTTGGACCAAAAAGCTGAGAGATACAGCACTAGAATGTAGTTCCAGTGGCTGGCACCCCTATAATAACCATACCCAGGGGACACATCCACTATTTAATACTAACACTGAACAAGTTTGTGTAGCCGGGATGATTCCTAAAAGCAGATTCACTCCAGCCCTGGGTTCACTTCCAGCAGTTATGGAACAGAGGCATTTACTGCTTTGAACATTCTAGGCTATTAAACATGAGTTAACCCAAGGGCAGTGCGTTGCTTTGAAAGGTGTGCGCTGCTGTGAGGTCGATTCCAGCTCAGATCCCTGATCCcatgctgttttttctcatcCACTTTACCATAAAAACCCACCCGTTTCTGCCCTTCATGTTTGCAATGAGCGTTTAAATCTTTGCCTAAGCTCTGGGAAGTGGAAAagctctgtgagcagcacacGAACCTCCTCTCCAAAGTGCAAACAAGAACCCTGTAatccagcacagcacaactTTACAGGATACAGCTTCCAGAAGTGCCCAGTTCCTATCTTGGTGCCCAAAGATGGTATCAAAGATGTCACAAGTCCTTGCAATGGCAATTCTGCTTCCTAGAATGCTTTcaccctgcagctccatcctTGCCTGCATGTGCACCACGAGCATCTGAAGCCCCATCTATGTACACTCCAGAACCCAGCAGGTACCACAGACCTCTTGGCGTGATCCCATTCTCAGGGAGGTCTGGGAACCCCTTCTCCTCACACTGCCCTCATGCTCTCTGGGGCTGCTGTAGGATATACCCAACTGCTAGATGCCATCCAtgcaaacaaagtaaaacaaaacacaggaatCAATGCAATAGAATCGTAGAACGGCTTGGCTTGGGAGGGACTTTAAAGCCTATCCAGCCACAACCCCTGCCATAGGCTGGCTGATAcccaccaggtcaggctgcccatggccccattcaacctggcctcaagcacctccagggatggggcatccacaaaccCTCTGGGCAGTGTTCCCATGCCTCAGCAACCTCTGAGCAAAGGATTTCCTCCTAATACCTAACCACAAAGGCTTGACAGTGACACCCAGCATTGCTCTTCCTGGTAGGTCTGGAACAAGAGggacagaatcactgaatgatATTCAAGTGGGTGATGATTGTGGATAATTTTAAGGGCGCTTTCTGTGATGGCTAACAATGATGAGACAAACATgtttcttttgcatttaaatcaGTATTCATGacttcataggaaaaaaagggaatacAATTGCAGAGTTCTTTTGTGAAAAATTAAAGCGCCTAAAAATTCAGTGTCAAAATACGTTCCTACTAGTGATTAATTGCACAGAAAGTGAAGGCTTCTATCCCAGGGTAACAAGGGACTCTGGGGAAAGGAAATGAGCCCTGGGGGGCATCATCCAGCCACATTCCTAAAGCTCACGCCTGTCCATTGACACCCTGCAGTCCCGAGGGGGGCAGACCAGCACCCCGTTTCCCCCACAACTGCTCCACAGCTGTGATGCGATCCCGGAGCACTTGTGTCCAATCCTCGCCTTGCTGTAGGACAACAAACCGGGTCTCCATCTCCTTTAGGGCAGTGATTTCAGGAGGGATTTGGGGAACCAGGCCAGCTCGCAGCACAGCATCCTGAAATTtggcagcagaggctggagCCAAACAACACCGGGGTGtgctgaaaaggaaagcaagccATCTTTTGATGTCAGACCCAAGCAGAGGAGCAAGCTGGAAAGTGATGTGCTGGTCCTTTGACACAACTGACCCACACACCTGTCCCCATGCAGGACCTTACccactggcacagctgtccagaTGTGAGTAGTGGTAGTGAGCAGCCACAGCCGAGTGTGGGCACAGCAGGTAGCGATTCTCCTCCCAGCAGCGCTGCATGGCTTGCACGATGTCCTCATCAGAGGCTGAGCATGAGCGCAGGGTCTCCGAGACCTACAGCAAGGGAAACAAAGGTTTGCATTGCACACCATCACCTCACGTGTTCCTTTCAATTGAGTTGATGCCATGGGCACCCAGCAAAGCAGTAACAGGAAGGCTGGAAGTAGCAATTGGAGTGGGGGTTTCCCCCCATGTAATCAAGACACAGGATGTCTGCTGCAGCTGGATGAAGGTGCTGCTGGAAATGAACCCACAGTTCAGTCCACCCTGGCCTGACTCACTGCACAGCTAATGCAGGCACTGGAGTGGCCAAGAAGGGGTGATTTCATACCCTATCTAAAAAACTGTAGGTGTTTTTATCTAAaggttttgttattgttgttgttgttttaacatCTCTATGCCCATGCACTGATATAAAGCTCCTCGAAGGTTTTAGTTTGAAAAGTCTCCCaaaaatgtgattatttttttattctgaaaatgggtcatagagtcatagaatcacagaatggcctgggctgaaaaggaccacaatgatcatccagttccaaccccctgctatgtgcagggtcaccaaccagcagaccaggctgcccagagccacattgaatgcctgcagggatggggcatccacagcctccttgggcaacatgttccagtcAAAACCAACTGGAAACAGTAAATCTCCTTCCAGACAGAGGAATGGACATGAAGGACTGACCTTTCTGTGCAAACCCTCCGGCAGCTTCAGGCTTTTGGACACAGTGAATTGTTCCATCAGCGTTTTTGTCAGGTGGCTGTCAGAGCCTGAGAGCAGCCAGAGGATCCTCTCCACATTGTAAGGCTCCTGGGATGACAAGGGTACATGTGAGCAGTGGAAATGAGAACATCTGTCTCAGGGTGAGAGCAGCTGTATGGATTCTCGGATGTCTAATTTGGGGTGAGGCCCTGTTGCACCTTTTTCTTGCTGGTAGGCTTTGTGCCTTCTCCCTGCACACCTACATCCCCAAGCTCTCTTTGGGAACTCAATGTCCTTCAGACTCCTGACCTGTATGAGTAGTCTGGCAGTGACCATCAGATTAAAACAACTTAATGAGGGGACAACTGATAAACTGACAGCGAGACCACATCTGTATGATCACCTTGAGGAAACCAAGCTAATAACATGCTATGTATTTAAGAACCAGAAATATACAGTGGTTTTCTGagtgctgcagatgctgctgtgaaTCACACAGCTCCCATGTTACTTAATGAGACactcagctccctgcagggctgaCCGATAATCTTTATAAACATATGAGGAACATATAGGGCCTGACTGGACTGTACAGCGATGTAGCAATCAGCGTTgcaacactgcagcaaaactCAGTGCAATACCAGACAAAAGGGTCCCAAATGGATCTCACTTCTTGCTCTTTCATTCCCATGTGCTCAGAAACACTGAGCAATGTTCAGCTGGGTAGTTTGACCAAGATATACTGTAGGAATAGACAGTAGGAGGGACACCAGATACAAAGTCCTCATCACATCTCTAAAATTCCTGCTCTGTTGCAGCTAAGTGCTGGCTTTAAATGAGTTCTATATACCTGACAGTGCCTATGACCTCTTGTCTCTCCCCATCCTGTCCTACCTTGGCAAGTCATCAGGACTTACTCAGCCTTTGATGTCCTTATCTGGGTGGCTTACAGCTCCATTCCTGTTCTACATCTTCCCACCATCATCTTCCACTGCCTTCAGCCTGTAATCTTCATTGCAGTTTGGGTGTTGCCTGCCCTTTGCTTTAGGCTGTCCCCTGGTTTAGGCTGTCCTGACCCAGGTGTCCTGAGAAACTACATCTTAGCACGCTTGGACTTTGATGACCTGCTACCAGAGGTGCCTCCAGCACCATCCTCCTGATGCCTCTTCTGTAcccctttctgcttttcccactCCCAGAAGTTTCCCTTCCACCTCCATCCATTTCATCCTATGCTTTCCACTGCTACCTAGACCCAGCCAGTCTGGGCTAGGCCAGCAGTGGAAGCCTTGATCTTCACATTATCCATCTCTGTGGTCTGTTTTTGTCCCATGCTACCCAGGACACCTGGGTCCACTTCGGAGGATCACGCTGAGAACTGCTCTCAAGGAAAGTTTTGGCTTGTGGACATGAGCTCAGTTGTGCTGTCTGACTTCAGACCCAGAAAATGAATCCCTTGGTTGGCTTCTGATGCTGAAAGTCACAGCATGCCCTGTGATTCTCTTGGAATTGCTCCTTAAAGGGGTCATTCACACTATAAGCTCCGCTACACCTTCATCTTTCCAGTTGGTCACTGGCTGGAGACTGCAGAAAAGGCAACTAAAATGGAGAGAGAGCCCCACATATTCATGCTTTGGGAGGAACTTCAAGCTGCAGGTCAGAGCAGCCCAGTGATGGGAGAAAATAGCTTGCtctctgcagaacacagcattCCTCCATGCTCCCAAGTCCTCCCGCTGTGTTTGAACAGCACTTGGAAAATTCTAGTAGCTTAAGGCCACGGTGATACAACACCAAGTATTTCAGACCTAGGTCACTTGTTTGGAAGCAGCTCCAATCCCTGTGGATCACAGGGTAGGTATGAAAGAGTATTTGCTGTTATTATTTCCTGGTATTTGTCTCCAGGCACCTTTCTGTCCCTCcatgactttttatttctgatgccTTTGCTTGCTGGGACTTGTTTTGCTCTGTACAAACTGCAGACAGCCATAGATGAGGCATTTCTTCAGGGCTACTccagcttctttccttcttctcttgcTCCTATTGGAGCCTTCCAGAAGCACCAACAGAAACCTTTGGACATGACAGGATTTATACTTTTCTAAGTGTCACAGAGGTTTTGAGAAAATGGCCCTTTCTTTCCAAGCCTGCACATAGCAAATCTCCAGAAACCCAACATTTGGCAACAAAGATTACCAAGGAGAGCCTTGAAAAGTATGGGAGAAGGTGGTGTTTGATGTATTTCAGCTCAGCTATATATGCAGCATAAATGCTAAGTATGATTCTCACCTCCCAGTGCATCACTAAGAGGCAGTGCCAGTGGCAGAATTACAGTCTTATAAACCAGGTATAGCaaactacaaggaaaaaaaacctaaaaatgtGCACGTTTGTTATCTTCCATTTGTTCCAATTCATTATCTACCTGGATATCCATGGCTGATGCTAACGTAGCCTTCACACGACCTGAGAGTGAGAAATCTCCATCTTTAACAGTCCTGTGAATGATGTCATTGCTGTTAACCGCAGCAACCAGCTGAATTGGAAGACCCATTTTCTGGGCAATACAGCCAGCTagaaacaacagtgaaaaaaatacatgcatatttgagaaataaatattaaaaacgGACTGAACAAAGAAGCGTCTGGGTAAGCTGGTTGAGCATCCGAAGTTCAGAAGTGAGCATAAATGACAATCCCTAATAAACCTTGAGATATCTATCTTAAATGCCTTTGGTAGAGCCCCATATTGTAAAATCCTAGGACACGATGTGTCTCCTGGCAAAGCAGACCACTGAACATGTCTGGATCTGCAGATGGATAGGCAGGAGACTGAGAGGTCAGACAGGTGCCACTCAAGCAAAAGAGATGAAGTTTGGGGGTTCTTGCAGATTAATACTGCCTCAGATGGGCAGCCTGGAAATACAGCGAAAGCTTTTGAGTGCATTAAATCTTCATACCACTGCTGTGTGTCTAATTCAGAATAGAGGTAATCAAGGACTCACAATGAAAGGGATTAGGCAAAATTAGGAGTGGTTCTCTTAACAGCAGTATCTAAATCAGGTAAGACAAGGGAGAACTTCCCACCTCTATTGAAGTCTTACTTGGGAAACCAGAGCCACagtattttccctcttttctggATCAAACATGTTCTGTCCTTTTCCAATGTGTCCACCCTCAAGATAGCTACAGTCATCATTAAAGGGTGGGTTCAGATTTTCTGCACCTTGCGAATCATCAGTGACACTTGAATGAGTAATAACCAGACATGAGTAATAAAATATAAGTGGCTCTGAAGAAATCCTACCAGAGAGTGGGTGTTTTGATAAATAGCAATGGCCAgcatttgcaaaacattttcaggtCACGGagcactctctctctcttccctaaCCCATCTTTTCTCCCTTCACCTGTGACATTTCCTCCCCCTCCTGTTGGCACAACAATTTCCACCACTGGCAGTGGGCTGCTATCCAGGGTCGGGGCGCACTGGAAGTAAGCGTAGAAGTAGTGAGCAATCTG
This DNA window, taken from Excalfactoria chinensis isolate bCotChi1 chromosome 4, bCotChi1.hap2, whole genome shotgun sequence, encodes the following:
- the THNSL2 gene encoding threonine synthase-like 2, whose product is MEYISTRGGTAAVDFEGALFSGYAPDGGLFMPSCIPSLDRSTLQQWSSLSYPELVKEICFLFVKPELIPHSMLSDLIDRAFSKFRHKDIVHLSRLKDGLNVLELWHGVTYAFKDLSLSCTGQFLQYFLEKKKKHVTILVGTSGDTGSSAIESVRGQKNVDIFVLLPKGLCTQIQELQMTTVIEDNVHVFVVHGNSDEIDEPIKEVFADVDFARRNNVMSLNSVNWSRIMVQIAHYFYAYFQCAPTLDSSPLPVVEIVVPTGGGGNVTAGCIAQKMGLPIQLVAAVNSNDIIHRTVKDGDFSLSGRVKATLASAMDIQEPYNVERILWLLSGSDSHLTKTLMEQFTVSKSLKLPEGLHRKVSETLRSCSASDEDIVQAMQRCWEENRYLLCPHSAVAAHYHYSHLDSCASGTPRCCLAPASAAKFQDAVLRAGLVPQIPPEITALKEMETRFVVLQQGEDWTQVLRDRITAVEQLWGKRGAGLPPSGLQGVNGQA